One segment of Variovorax sp. PAMC28562 DNA contains the following:
- a CDS encoding LrgB family protein gives MPRFVELWIYLSATPLFGLTATLVVYLLAQAAYSRLDNAPWANPVLWSVVVIACGLLATGIDYPTYFAGAQFIHFLLGPAVVALAWPLWLRRAELRERYGRLLLAALLGGAAASGSALLMGWAVGLPHDVVLSLAPKSVTAPVAMGIAEKIGGIPALSAVFAVLTGMIGALSGKYLFDALRIATTSRGWAARGFALGTAAHGIGAARALHVNADAGAYAGLALGLQVVLAALLMPLVFRLL, from the coding sequence ATGCCGCGCTTCGTCGAACTCTGGATCTATCTCTCCGCCACGCCGCTGTTCGGGCTCACTGCCACGCTCGTGGTCTATCTGCTGGCACAAGCCGCGTACAGCCGACTGGACAACGCGCCGTGGGCCAACCCGGTGCTGTGGTCGGTGGTGGTCATCGCCTGCGGGTTGCTTGCGACCGGCATCGACTACCCGACCTACTTCGCAGGTGCGCAGTTCATTCACTTCCTGCTCGGACCTGCCGTCGTCGCGCTCGCTTGGCCGTTGTGGTTGCGTCGCGCCGAATTGCGCGAGCGCTATGGGCGACTGTTGCTGGCAGCCTTGCTCGGTGGCGCCGCGGCCAGCGGGTCCGCGCTGCTGATGGGCTGGGCGGTGGGGCTGCCGCACGACGTGGTGCTATCGCTTGCACCCAAGTCGGTCACTGCGCCGGTCGCGATGGGCATCGCGGAAAAGATCGGCGGCATCCCGGCGTTGTCGGCGGTGTTCGCGGTGCTGACCGGGATGATCGGCGCGCTTTCGGGCAAGTACCTCTTCGATGCGTTGCGTATCGCGACCACGTCACGCGGCTGGGCCGCGCGAGGCTTCGCACTCGGCACTGCGGCGCATGGCATCGGTGCCGCGCGGGCACTGCATGTCAACGCAGATGCGGGTGCCTATGCGGGCTTGGCGCTAGGCCTGCAAGTGGTGCTCGCGGCGCTGCTGATGCCATTGGTGTTCAGGCTGCTCTGA
- a CDS encoding FAD-linked oxidase C-terminal domain-containing protein: MNAPVTPTQHDLLQKSERQSQVVRALQAHLPSHALIWHDEDTTPYECDGLTAYRARPLVVALPETEAQVAALLKTCHALGVPVVARGAGTGLSGGAMPDTMGVTLSLAKFNRIVKIDPVSRTAVVQCGVRNLAISEAAAPFNLYYAPDPSSQIACTIGGNVAENSGGVHCLKYGLTLHNVMRVRGFTCEGEAIEFGGEALDSPGLDLLALVIGSEGMLAVTTEVTVKLVPKPQLARCIMASFAELRKAGDAVASVIAAGIIPAGLEMMDKPMTAAVEGFVHAGYDLDAAAILLCESDGTPEEVEEEIGRMTAVLRRCGATAISVSANEDERLKFWSGRKNAFPASGRISPDYMCLDSTIPRKRLADILLAIQQMEIKYNLRCCNVFHAGDGNLHPLVLFDANDPDELHRCELFGADILETSVAMGGTVSGEHGVGVEKLNSMCVQFTAAENEMMFGVKRAFDPAGLLNPGKVIPTLQRCAEYGKQVFRAGKTLPFADLPRF, encoded by the coding sequence ATGAACGCTCCCGTCACGCCCACGCAGCACGATCTGCTTCAGAAATCCGAGCGCCAATCGCAGGTGGTGCGCGCGCTGCAGGCGCACCTGCCGTCGCACGCGCTGATCTGGCACGACGAAGACACCACCCCGTATGAATGCGACGGCCTCACGGCGTACCGGGCGCGGCCGCTGGTGGTCGCATTGCCGGAAACCGAGGCGCAGGTGGCGGCGTTGCTCAAGACCTGCCATGCGCTCGGCGTGCCGGTGGTCGCACGCGGCGCCGGTACCGGCCTTTCGGGTGGCGCCATGCCCGACACCATGGGCGTCACCCTGTCGCTCGCCAAGTTCAACCGCATCGTGAAAATCGATCCGGTGAGCCGCACCGCCGTCGTGCAATGCGGCGTTCGAAACCTGGCCATCAGCGAGGCGGCGGCGCCATTCAACCTCTACTACGCACCGGATCCGTCGAGCCAGATCGCCTGCACCATCGGCGGCAACGTGGCCGAAAACTCGGGCGGCGTGCACTGCCTGAAGTACGGGCTGACACTGCACAACGTAATGCGCGTGCGCGGCTTCACGTGCGAGGGCGAGGCCATCGAGTTCGGCGGCGAGGCGCTCGACAGCCCGGGGCTCGACCTGCTCGCACTGGTCATCGGCAGCGAAGGCATGCTGGCCGTCACCACTGAAGTCACCGTCAAGCTGGTGCCCAAGCCGCAACTGGCGCGCTGCATCATGGCGAGCTTCGCTGAGTTGCGCAAAGCCGGAGACGCGGTGGCCTCCGTCATTGCAGCCGGCATCATCCCGGCCGGGCTGGAGATGATGGACAAGCCCATGACCGCCGCGGTCGAAGGCTTCGTTCACGCCGGCTACGACCTCGACGCCGCCGCCATCCTGCTGTGCGAATCCGACGGTACGCCCGAAGAAGTCGAAGAAGAAATCGGCCGCATGACGGCGGTGCTGCGCCGCTGCGGTGCCACCGCCATTTCAGTCAGCGCCAACGAAGACGAACGCCTCAAGTTCTGGAGCGGCCGCAAGAACGCTTTTCCGGCATCGGGCCGCATCAGCCCCGACTACATGTGCCTGGATTCGACGATTCCACGCAAGCGGCTGGCCGACATCCTGCTGGCGATTCAGCAGATGGAAATCAAATACAACCTGCGCTGCTGCAACGTGTTCCATGCGGGTGACGGCAACCTGCACCCGCTGGTGCTGTTCGATGCCAACGACCCGGACGAGCTGCACCGCTGCGAACTGTTCGGTGCCGACATCCTGGAGACCAGCGTCGCGATGGGCGGCACCGTGTCTGGCGAGCACGGCGTGGGCGTCGAAAAGCTCAACAGCATGTGCGTGCAGTTCACCGCGGCTGAGAACGAGATGATGTTCGGTGTCAAGCGTGCGTTCGATCCGGCCGGCTTACTGAACCCCGGCAAGGTGATCCCGACGCTGCAGCGCTGCGCCGAGTACGGCAAACAGGTGTTCCGCGCTGGCAAGACACTGCCTTTCGCCGACCTTCCGCGCTTCTGA
- a CDS encoding DUF3108 domain-containing protein, which translates to MTQGEPAALRFTPFVMSSSLTAPPLPDLPRPPWRALVTVTLAVALVHLALLGLTPMAVGPQPAPLAGKFSTRTIVIAPPPSAEPAAGSAATPAQAGTPAAASAPKPVHPRAARTITPPKPRAPVETPRPPPPPNEAVPQPAVEPVIEPAAKAPAVEPTPADTTAATAPEAAASAPGGSGGAASAGNAGSGTSPQGAMTGPTALRVPGSVQLAFAVTGQQGTSPMQGVFGRLDWLQDGNAYDARLALTFLFRTLRTQHSSGVIGPTGIEPQRFSDNRKTEIASHFVRDQGKVVFSNNAPSVPLLAGAQDRLSVVLQLGAMLAGDPARYPAGSAISVQTVSSRDAEIWTFNVEGEEKLSLPAGDFTVRKLTRSARREFDDRIELWLAPDLGYLPVRIKQTQPNGDFADMQLREQLAMKPPG; encoded by the coding sequence ATGACACAAGGTGAACCTGCTGCCTTGCGCTTCACTCCATTCGTCATGTCGTCATCGTTGACCGCTCCTCCCTTGCCCGACCTGCCGCGGCCGCCCTGGCGCGCGCTGGTGACGGTGACGCTGGCGGTCGCCCTGGTCCACCTCGCGCTGCTCGGACTGACGCCGATGGCCGTCGGTCCACAGCCGGCACCGCTGGCCGGCAAGTTCAGCACGCGGACCATCGTGATCGCGCCGCCGCCGAGTGCGGAGCCTGCTGCTGGTTCTGCTGCCACGCCCGCACAAGCAGGCACGCCCGCAGCAGCGTCCGCGCCAAAACCGGTACACCCACGCGCCGCGCGGACGATCACGCCGCCCAAGCCACGCGCGCCTGTCGAAACGCCGCGGCCACCACCACCGCCGAATGAGGCCGTGCCGCAGCCTGCCGTCGAACCCGTGATCGAGCCAGCGGCCAAGGCGCCGGCCGTCGAACCGACGCCCGCCGACACCACGGCTGCAACAGCGCCCGAAGCCGCCGCCAGTGCGCCGGGCGGCTCCGGCGGCGCAGCCTCCGCAGGCAACGCCGGCAGCGGCACGAGCCCGCAAGGCGCCATGACCGGCCCGACGGCCTTGCGCGTGCCCGGTTCCGTGCAACTCGCCTTCGCCGTGACCGGCCAGCAAGGCACGTCGCCGATGCAGGGGGTTTTCGGGCGGCTCGACTGGCTGCAGGACGGCAACGCCTACGACGCGCGCCTGGCGCTCACTTTTTTGTTCCGCACGCTGCGCACCCAGCACAGCAGCGGCGTGATCGGACCGACCGGTATCGAGCCGCAGCGCTTTTCAGACAATCGCAAAACCGAGATCGCCTCGCATTTCGTGCGCGACCAAGGCAAGGTGGTCTTCAGCAACAACGCGCCCAGTGTGCCTTTGCTGGCCGGCGCGCAGGACCGACTGAGCGTGGTGCTGCAGCTCGGTGCGATGCTGGCCGGCGATCCGGCGCGCTATCCGGCCGGCAGCGCCATTTCGGTCCAGACGGTCAGCTCGCGCGATGCCGAGATCTGGACCTTCAATGTCGAGGGCGAAGAGAAGTTGAGCCTGCCGGCCGGCGATTTCACGGTGCGCAAATTGACGCGCAGCGCGCGTCGCGAATTCGACGACCGGATCGAGCTGTGGCTGGCGCCAGACCTCGGCTACCTGCCCGTCCGCATCAAGCAAACCCAGCCCAACGGCGACTTCGCCGACATGCAACTGCGCGAACAACTTGCGATGAAGCCGCCAGGTTGA
- a CDS encoding YXWGXW repeat-containing protein: MKKLAITFAMGAAALVSIGSLTVPLAAQAQPSITIQTAPPPPRAERVPPPRRGYVWAPGHYEARGRHYVWVRGGYVRARPGYAYRAPHWRQDGGRWNYNRGGWDRDGDGVPNRFDNRPNNPNRN, translated from the coding sequence ATGAAAAAACTTGCAATCACTTTCGCCATGGGCGCCGCTGCACTGGTGTCGATCGGCTCGCTGACTGTGCCGCTGGCCGCACAGGCGCAGCCTTCCATCACGATTCAAACCGCGCCGCCGCCCCCACGTGCAGAGCGTGTACCGCCGCCGCGCCGAGGCTACGTGTGGGCGCCCGGCCACTACGAAGCACGTGGACGACACTATGTATGGGTGCGCGGCGGGTATGTACGTGCTCGGCCCGGCTATGCATATCGCGCGCCGCATTGGCGTCAGGACGGTGGCCGATGGAACTACAACCGCGGCGGCTGGGATCGTGATGGCGATGGCGTGCCGAACCGCTTCGACAACCGTCCGAACAACCCGAATCGCAACTGA
- a CDS encoding DUF3567 domain-containing protein translates to MHMLYDSDAYAVVHVQPTEGDKPLAPHLPVLARHGFEIVDKRSGKEVYLDGSWAELFQQQITAWQINTPTQEEVEDTLEGYAELAQKPVLVH, encoded by the coding sequence ATGCACATGCTGTACGACTCCGACGCGTACGCGGTCGTGCACGTGCAGCCCACAGAGGGCGACAAGCCGCTGGCGCCGCACCTGCCGGTGCTGGCGCGCCACGGTTTCGAGATCGTCGACAAGCGCTCGGGCAAAGAGGTCTACCTCGACGGCTCGTGGGCCGAACTGTTCCAGCAACAGATCACTGCCTGGCAGATCAACACGCCAACGCAGGAAGAAGTCGAAGACACGCTCGAGGGCTATGCGGAGCTGGCGCAGAAACCGGTACTCGTTCATTGA
- a CDS encoding CidA/LrgA family protein, with protein sequence MQGLRGLAWLLVFQSIGEAASRGLSLPLPGPVLGLILLLIALRFPLVRESVGECANFLLSHLSLLFVPVGVGVMTHLSLLSQYGGRMLVVIAVSTWIGLAVTALVLYWPDRRQTVDDDALKVTES encoded by the coding sequence ATGCAAGGCTTGCGCGGGCTGGCGTGGTTGCTGGTGTTCCAGTCGATCGGCGAGGCGGCGTCGCGCGGCTTGTCGTTGCCGCTGCCGGGGCCGGTGCTTGGCCTCATCCTGCTGTTGATCGCGTTGCGGTTTCCGCTGGTGCGCGAATCGGTCGGCGAGTGCGCCAACTTCTTGCTGTCGCATCTTTCGCTGCTGTTCGTGCCGGTGGGTGTCGGCGTGATGACGCACCTGTCGCTGTTGAGCCAGTACGGCGGCCGCATGCTGGTGGTCATCGCAGTGTCGACCTGGATCGGCCTCGCGGTGACGGCGCTGGTCTTGTACTGGCCCGACCGGCGTCAGACTGTCGACGACGACGCGCTCAAAGTCACGGAGAGCTGA
- a CDS encoding aminotransferase class III-fold pyridoxal phosphate-dependent enzyme has product MAYSDFNMDNQWLPFTPNRHFKKDPRVFVAADGMEFTTHDGKKVIDGISSLWCVGAGHNRKPINEAIKKQLDTLDYATAFQVSNDKAFKAAEMIAAMAPGDLNRVLFCNSGSEAADTSMKVALAYHRARGEGHRNVFIGREKGYHGVGFGGMSVGGIPGNRKVFGSAFLPRVDHMRFIHDPVNHAYIHNEEPVWNEDPLVELESRILPLHDPSNVAAIIVEPVAGSAGWYLPPKGYLQKLRAICDKHGILLIFDEVITGFGRMGTNFAADYYGVVPDMLNFAKCVTNGVIPLGGVICRDKLYDALMKTDAPEHVVEFFHGYTYSGHPVSCAAAIATLELFQKEQLFSRAAEMGPVLGDAFHSAFRGLPNVIGIRSLGLAAAVELAPIAGLPGKRAYDVFLDCFHKGSLVRAAGDVLVIAPPYIVEKSHIDTLVNTLADSIKKFA; this is encoded by the coding sequence ATGGCCTACAGCGACTTCAACATGGACAACCAGTGGTTGCCCTTCACGCCCAACCGTCACTTCAAGAAAGACCCGCGCGTTTTCGTCGCGGCCGACGGCATGGAATTCACCACGCACGACGGCAAGAAGGTCATCGACGGCATCTCGTCGCTTTGGTGCGTCGGCGCGGGGCACAACCGCAAACCGATCAACGAAGCCATCAAGAAGCAACTCGACACGCTCGACTACGCCACGGCTTTTCAGGTGAGCAACGACAAGGCGTTCAAGGCCGCAGAAATGATCGCCGCGATGGCGCCTGGCGACCTGAATCGCGTGCTGTTCTGCAATTCGGGCAGCGAAGCGGCAGACACCTCGATGAAGGTTGCGCTGGCCTACCACCGCGCGCGCGGCGAAGGCCATCGCAACGTATTCATCGGCCGCGAGAAGGGCTACCACGGCGTTGGTTTCGGCGGCATGTCGGTGGGCGGCATTCCGGGCAATCGCAAGGTGTTCGGCTCGGCGTTTTTGCCACGCGTCGACCACATGCGCTTTATCCATGATCCGGTGAATCACGCCTACATCCATAACGAGGAACCGGTTTGGAACGAAGATCCGCTGGTCGAGCTCGAGTCGCGCATCCTGCCGTTGCACGATCCGAGCAACGTGGCCGCGATCATCGTGGAGCCGGTGGCGGGTTCGGCGGGCTGGTACCTGCCACCCAAGGGCTACCTGCAAAAGCTGCGTGCCATTTGCGACAAGCACGGCATCCTGCTGATCTTCGACGAGGTCATCACCGGTTTCGGCCGCATGGGCACCAACTTCGCGGCGGACTACTACGGCGTGGTGCCCGACATGCTCAACTTCGCCAAGTGCGTGACCAACGGCGTCATTCCCCTGGGCGGCGTGATCTGCCGCGACAAGCTCTACGACGCACTGATGAAGACCGACGCGCCGGAGCACGTGGTCGAGTTTTTCCATGGCTACACGTACTCCGGGCACCCGGTGTCTTGCGCGGCAGCCATCGCCACGCTCGAGCTGTTCCAGAAAGAGCAGCTCTTCTCGCGCGCCGCCGAAATGGGCCCGGTGCTGGGCGACGCGTTCCACAGCGCCTTCAGAGGCCTGCCGAACGTCATCGGCATTCGCAGCCTGGGCCTGGCCGCCGCCGTCGAGCTGGCGCCCATCGCCGGCCTGCCGGGAAAGCGCGCCTACGACGTCTTTCTCGATTGCTTCCACAAGGGATCGCTGGTCCGGGCCGCGGGCGATGTGCTGGTGATCGCGCCGCCTTACATCGTCGAGAAATCGCACATCGACACGCTGGTCAACACGCTGGCGGATTCGATCAAGAAGTTCGCCTGA
- a CDS encoding SGNH/GDSL hydrolase family protein, which produces MSSISFLLPSRRRPWQAAVVASLLATTAVLPFAAAHAADNAPRWTASWAVAARDYNEPSPVPGIATPPALTLHDQTVRVRVDPAAGGTSVRVRFSNAFGTAPLHIAAASVARGTGGDALSPGSIRPLRFMGQRDATVAPGDQVWSDAVRLTVTPRQPLAVSAYIDAETRAATAYTGPAPLSWLVPGDATGTAKLQGAVVSPWGHFVTGIDVAREPTGASASTPPVVVAFGDSITYGVGAVSGTDGSYPTRLGQRLRAQPGGVIEAGATTRTTSVASVINVGIGGNRLLTDGIGQKALDRFDRDVLSQSGVTHTIILIGTNDIGLSSLPSAAPVSVDQLTAGLQRLMDAARTQGVKVLLGTVTPFKGSGYWSIENEATRQALNRWIRGRQNIAGVVDFDVALRDRKDAVAMNPKYDSGDHLHPSDAGYAAMAEAVDVRELQP; this is translated from the coding sequence ATGAGTTCGATTTCGTTCCTTTTGCCGTCGCGACGACGGCCATGGCAGGCGGCCGTCGTCGCGTCCCTCCTCGCCACAACGGCTGTCTTGCCGTTCGCGGCTGCGCATGCTGCAGACAATGCGCCTCGCTGGACGGCCAGTTGGGCAGTCGCCGCCCGCGACTACAACGAGCCGTCTCCAGTGCCCGGCATCGCGACGCCGCCCGCACTGACGCTGCACGATCAAACGGTCCGTGTGCGTGTCGACCCTGCAGCCGGCGGCACGTCGGTGCGCGTGCGCTTTTCGAATGCGTTCGGCACCGCGCCGCTGCACATCGCGGCTGCGAGTGTGGCCCGCGGCACGGGCGGCGACGCGCTGTCGCCCGGGTCCATTCGGCCGCTCCGTTTCATGGGGCAGCGCGACGCCACCGTCGCACCCGGTGACCAGGTATGGAGCGATGCAGTGCGCCTCACCGTCACGCCGCGACAGCCGCTTGCGGTCAGTGCATACATCGATGCAGAGACGCGTGCCGCAACGGCGTACACGGGCCCCGCGCCGCTGAGCTGGCTGGTGCCCGGCGACGCGACCGGCACCGCGAAACTGCAGGGCGCCGTCGTGTCACCCTGGGGTCACTTCGTGACCGGCATCGATGTGGCGCGGGAGCCGACCGGAGCGTCGGCATCGACACCGCCTGTGGTCGTCGCGTTCGGTGACTCGATCACCTACGGCGTGGGCGCTGTCAGCGGCACCGACGGCAGCTACCCAACGCGCCTCGGCCAACGGCTGCGTGCGCAGCCGGGAGGCGTCATCGAGGCCGGCGCTACGACAAGAACCACCAGCGTCGCGAGCGTCATCAACGTCGGCATCGGCGGCAACCGCCTGCTCACCGACGGTATCGGGCAGAAGGCGCTCGACCGCTTCGATCGCGACGTGCTGTCGCAGAGCGGCGTGACGCACACGATCATCCTGATAGGCACCAACGACATCGGCCTGAGCAGTTTGCCGAGTGCCGCGCCGGTGAGCGTCGACCAGCTCACTGCGGGCCTGCAACGGCTGATGGACGCCGCGCGCACGCAGGGCGTCAAGGTGCTGCTGGGCACCGTCACACCGTTCAAGGGTTCGGGCTATTGGTCGATTGAAAACGAAGCGACCCGACAGGCGTTGAATCGATGGATTCGAGGTCGCCAAAACATCGCTGGCGTGGTCGATTTCGACGTCGCGCTGCGTGATCGCAAGGACGCGGTGGCAATGAATCCGAAGTACGACAGCGGCGACCACTTGCACCCCAGCGATGCGGGTTATGCGGCGATGGCCGAGGCAGTCGACGTGCGCGAACTGCAGCCCTGA
- a CDS encoding fumarylacetoacetate hydrolase family protein: MKLATLKDGSRDGQLVVVSRDLTLAHYATGIASRLQQVLDDWGFMSPQLQDLYDALNQGRARHAFPFDAAQCMAPLPRAYQWADGSAYLNHVELVRQARNAEVPESFYADPLMYQGGSDDFLGAMDEVPVPSESMGIDFEAEIAVVTGDVKMGASPEQALDGIRLVMLANDVSLRNLIPAELAKGFGFFQSKPATAFSPVAVTLDEIGTAWQDGRVHLRLESTWNGRKVGLCDAGPEMTFHFGQLIAHIAKTRNVRAGSIVGSGTVSNKGVEKDGRMDWPKGYSCIAEKRCIETIQDGAPATEFMKFGDTIKIEMKGLDGKSLFGAIDQEIVMAGEVALANVTRTRRGAKSLTDAEEAAAGLDAEENKDS, from the coding sequence ATGAAACTCGCCACCCTGAAGGACGGCTCCCGCGACGGGCAGTTGGTCGTCGTGTCCCGTGACCTTACGCTCGCCCACTACGCCACCGGCATCGCCAGCCGGCTGCAGCAGGTGCTCGACGACTGGGGCTTCATGAGCCCGCAGCTGCAGGACCTGTACGACGCGCTCAACCAAGGCCGCGCACGCCATGCGTTTCCGTTCGATGCGGCGCAGTGCATGGCGCCGTTGCCACGGGCCTATCAATGGGCCGACGGTTCGGCGTACCTCAACCACGTTGAACTGGTGCGCCAGGCCCGCAACGCCGAAGTGCCAGAAAGCTTCTACGCCGACCCGTTGATGTACCAGGGCGGCAGCGATGATTTCCTCGGTGCGATGGACGAGGTGCCGGTGCCCAGCGAATCGATGGGCATCGACTTCGAAGCCGAAATCGCGGTCGTCACCGGCGACGTGAAGATGGGCGCGAGTCCCGAGCAGGCGCTCGACGGCATTCGCCTCGTGATGCTGGCCAACGATGTCAGCCTGCGCAACCTGATTCCTGCCGAACTCGCCAAGGGCTTCGGCTTTTTCCAGAGCAAGCCGGCCACCGCATTCAGCCCTGTGGCCGTCACGCTCGACGAGATCGGCACTGCCTGGCAAGACGGCCGCGTGCACCTGCGGCTGGAGAGCACCTGGAACGGCCGCAAGGTCGGCCTGTGCGATGCCGGACCGGAGATGACCTTCCACTTCGGCCAACTGATCGCGCATATCGCGAAGACACGCAACGTGCGCGCGGGCAGCATCGTCGGCAGCGGCACGGTAAGCAACAAGGGCGTCGAAAAAGACGGCCGCATGGACTGGCCGAAGGGCTATTCGTGCATCGCCGAAAAGCGCTGCATCGAGACCATTCAAGACGGCGCGCCCGCGACCGAGTTCATGAAGTTTGGCGACACCATCAAGATCGAGATGAAGGGGCTGGACGGCAAGTCGCTGTTCGGTGCGATCGATCAGGAGATCGTGATGGCGGGGGAGGTGGCTTTGGCCAATGTGACCAGAACCAGGCGCGGGGCGAAGTCGTTGACGGACGCGGAGGAGGCGGCTGCGGGTTTGGACGCCGAAGAAAACAAGGACTCGTGA
- the purU gene encoding formyltetrahydrofolate deformylase, with translation MTMPAYILTLSCPDRTGIVHAVSGFLLERGGNIEEAAQFNDPTTGLFFMRVRFACSDHPEAALREQLMTFAGGFGMHWQLHAAAEPMKTVILVSKDGHCLNDLLFRWKSGLLAIDVRAIVSNHRDFYQLAASYNVPFHHIPMTATTKAQAEARQMEIIEAEGSELVVLARYMQILSNDLCKKLSGRAINIHHSFLPSFKGAKPYYQAHDRGVKLIGATAHYVTADLDEGPIIEQDVTRADHTDTVEALTARGRDTESQVLARAVKWHSEHRVLLNGHRTVVFK, from the coding sequence ATGACCATGCCCGCCTACATCCTCACCCTCTCCTGTCCCGACCGCACCGGCATCGTGCATGCCGTTTCAGGCTTTTTGCTCGAGCGCGGCGGCAACATCGAGGAGGCGGCGCAATTCAACGACCCGACCACCGGCCTCTTTTTCATGCGGGTTCGATTCGCCTGCAGCGATCACCCGGAAGCCGCGCTGCGCGAGCAACTCATGACCTTTGCCGGAGGGTTCGGCATGCACTGGCAATTGCACGCCGCCGCCGAACCGATGAAGACGGTCATTTTGGTCAGCAAGGACGGCCACTGTCTTAACGATTTGCTGTTTCGCTGGAAGAGCGGCCTGCTCGCCATCGACGTCCGCGCCATCGTCTCGAACCACCGCGATTTCTATCAACTGGCCGCCAGCTACAACGTGCCCTTTCATCACATCCCGATGACGGCGACGACCAAGGCGCAGGCCGAGGCCAGGCAGATGGAAATCATCGAGGCCGAGGGCTCCGAACTGGTCGTGCTGGCGCGCTACATGCAGATTTTGAGCAACGATCTGTGCAAAAAGCTGTCGGGCCGCGCCATCAACATCCACCATTCGTTCTTGCCGAGCTTCAAGGGCGCCAAGCCCTACTACCAGGCGCACGACCGCGGCGTGAAGCTCATCGGTGCGACCGCCCACTACGTGACCGCCGACCTCGATGAAGGCCCCATCATCGAGCAGGACGTGACCCGCGCCGACCACACCGACACGGTCGAAGCGCTGACGGCACGCGGCCGGGATACCGAAAGCCAGGTGCTGGCGCGCGCCGTCAAATGGCACAGCGAACATCGCGTGCTGCTCAACGGACACCGGACAGTAGTCTTCAAGTAG
- a CDS encoding ChaN family lipoprotein — protein MLPGAPSTVAADVPVARRIDALMPADVILLGEQHDAADHHRIEREAVEALVTQGKLAALAIEMAEEGSGTAKLPAGATEAQVQDALKWNDKAWGWDDYGPAIMVAVRAGVPVVGANLPLARIKDAMADVSLDAQLSDSGRETQQAAVRAGHCDLLPESQIGPMTRVQIARDRAMAQAIVKARQPGKTVLLISGAGHATKTIGVAQHLPTDLSIRSIQLQAGGAGKAKGYDAIWMTPALPDKDYCASLRKG, from the coding sequence ATGCTCCCCGGCGCTCCCAGCACCGTCGCTGCCGACGTCCCCGTCGCACGGCGCATCGACGCTTTGATGCCTGCCGACGTCATCCTGCTGGGGGAGCAGCACGACGCGGCCGACCATCACCGCATCGAACGCGAGGCGGTGGAAGCGCTGGTGACGCAGGGCAAGCTGGCCGCGCTCGCCATCGAGATGGCGGAAGAAGGTAGCGGCACGGCCAAGCTCCCGGCCGGCGCGACCGAAGCCCAGGTTCAGGACGCCTTGAAATGGAACGACAAGGCCTGGGGCTGGGACGACTACGGCCCGGCCATCATGGTGGCAGTGCGCGCCGGCGTGCCGGTGGTCGGCGCCAACCTGCCGCTGGCTCGTATCAAGGACGCGATGGCCGACGTGTCGCTCGACGCGCAGCTCTCGGACAGCGGCCGCGAAACGCAGCAAGCTGCCGTCCGCGCCGGCCACTGCGACCTGTTGCCCGAATCGCAAATCGGCCCGATGACCCGCGTGCAGATCGCACGCGACCGCGCCATGGCGCAGGCTATCGTCAAAGCGCGCCAGCCGGGCAAGACGGTGCTGCTGATCAGCGGCGCAGGGCACGCGACCAAGACGATCGGCGTGGCGCAGCATCTGCCGACCGATCTGTCGATCAGATCGATCCAGTTGCAGGCCGGCGGCGCAGGAAAGGCCAAGGGCTACGACGCGATCTGGATGACCCCGGCGCTGCCCGACAAGGACTACTGCGCCTCCTTGCGCAAGGGCTGA